Proteins co-encoded in one Sander vitreus isolate 19-12246 chromosome 9, sanVit1, whole genome shotgun sequence genomic window:
- the nit2 gene encoding omega-amidase NIT2 — protein sequence MSTLAKAMSKFRLAVVQLQVTSVKADNLSRARRLVKEAAGQGSRVVLLPECFNSPYGTSFFSEYAERIPGESTQVLSEAAKENKVYLVGGSIPEEDGGKLYNSCTVFGPDGELILKHRKIHLFDIDVPGKIRFQESETLSPGNSLSMFQTPFCKVGVGICYDMRFAELAQLYSREGCQLLVYPGAFNMTTGPAHWELLQRGRAIDNQVYVATASPARDETSSYVAWGHSTVVNPWGEVISKAGPEEAVIYADIDLQYLADIRQQIPITAQRRDDIYAVTSVQGGSS from the exons ATGTCCACTTTAGCTAAAGCGATGTCCA AGTTCCGCCTGGCTGTGGTCCAGCTGCAGGTGACGAGCGTCAAGGCGGACAACCTGAGCAGAGCCCGGAGGCTGGTGAAGGAGGCTGCGGGACAAGGCAGCAGAGTGGTGCTGCTGCCG GAATGCTTCAATTCTCCATATGGAACCAGCTTCTTCTCTGAGTATGCTGAGAGGATCCCAGGAGAGTCCACTCAGGTGCTGTCTGAGGCAGCCAAGGAGAATAAGGTGTATCTAGTGGGAG GATCCATCCCTGAAGAGGACGGTGGGAAGTTGTACAACAGCTGTACAGTGTTTGGGCCTGATGGAGAGTTGATTCTTAAACATAGGAAG ATTCACCTCTTTGACATTGACGTTCCGGGGAAAATCCGCTTCCAAGAGTCCGAGACTCTGAGCCCAGGCAACAGTTTGTCAATGTTCCAAACAC CGTTCTGTAAAGTGGGTGTGGGGATTTGCTACGACATGAGGTTTGCTGAGCTGGCGCAGCTCTACAGCAGGGAAG GCTGTCAGCTGCTGGTCTACCCTGGAGCCTTCAACATGACCACAGGTCCAGCTCACTGGGAGCTGCTTCAGAGGGGGAG GGCGATTGACAACCAAGTATACGTGGCCACAGCGTCTCCTGCCAGAGATGAAACCTCTTCATACGTGGCCTGGGGTCACAGCACTGTTGTAAACCCATG GGGAGAAGTTATCTCCAAGGCTGGACCAGAGGAGGCTGTCATTTATGCTGACATCG ACCTGCAGTATTTAGCCGACATCCGGCAGCAGATCCCGATCACGGCGCAGCGCCGGGACGACATCTACGCAGTGACGTCTGTGCAGGGAGGATCCAGCTGA
- the LOC144523874 gene encoding ICOS ligand-like, whose translation MPQVALWRTGLLLSFLCSCACLEKECVLGIVGRPVSLPCVYPQLLTFVNVSIEWRKGEEVVLKSVWKKDGDVEEWSINRATTPADAALTGNVSLQLPTVDPTEHNTYYYSLLIISGESKENQSTELCTVCLRTAAGFSSPLLQREEAQQGEEAAFVCHSTGGFPEPAVYWLINTEEPPEGSVRTLAALLPDSHLYNITSYLTANISKDASVSCIIENLTMNETLTSTKYGVKGSPVVGRASKALWIFSTALCVVVGAMVLAGVIYQIHLDRMSNRKKNEYLEQHPNRGYKRRCPDEEAEEMKPEGKETDV comes from the exons ATGCCGCAAGTGGCTCTGTGGCGCACAGGACTGCTGCTCAGCTTCCTCTGTTCCTGCGCATGTCTGG AGAAAGAGTGCGTCCTTGGCATAGTGGGCCGGCCAGTCTCACTGCCCTGCGTTTACCCCCAGTTATTAACATTTGTGAATGTTTCCATTGAGTGGAGGAAAGGTGAAGAAGTAGTGCTCAAATCAGTGTGGAAAAAGGATGGCGATGTGGAGGAATGGAGCATTAACAGGGCCACAACCCCAGCGGACGCAGCACTGACTGGGAACGTGTCTCTGCAGCTGCCCACAGTTGATCCTACAGAGCACAACACATATTATTACAGTCTCCTCATCATTTCAGGGGAATCAAAAGAGAATCAAAGCACTGAGCTGTGCACCGTGTGCCTCAGGACAGCAG CCGGTTTCAGCTCCCCGCTGCTGCAGAGGGAAGAGGCCCAGCAGGGAGAGGAGGCGGCCTTCGTGTGTCACTCCACTGGTGGTTTTCCTGAACCTGCAGTTTACTGGCTCATCAACACAGAGGAGCCCCCTGAAGGCTCAGTGAGGACCCTGGCGGCATTACTCCCAGACTCCCATCTGTACAACATCACAAGCTACCTGACGGCCAACATTTCCAAAGACGCCAGTGTGTCGTGCATCATAGAGAACCTGACCATGAACGAAACCTTGACATCTACAAAGT ATGGAGTAAAGGGCAGCCCTGTGGTGGGTCGAGCATCCAAAGCCTTGTGGATCTTCAGCACGGCTCTGTGTGTGGTGGTCGGGGCCATGGTGCTGGCAGGAGTCATCTATCAGATTCACCTGGACAGGATGAGTAATAGGAAGAAGAACGAGTACCTAGAGCAGCACCCTAACAGAG GATACAAACGTCGATGTCCAGACGAGGAGGCGGAGGAGATGAAGCCGGAGGGAAAGGAGACTGACGTGTAA
- the gtpbp6 gene encoding LOW QUALITY PROTEIN: putative GTP-binding protein 6 (The sequence of the model RefSeq protein was modified relative to this genomic sequence to represent the inferred CDS: inserted 2 bases in 1 codon) yields the protein MVALCSMKSTKLLFGLLQSRXDTRRRTSGGNMTTLRRIHSWLPLLQRLRTLSCDLRRAAATPSCSLLHTLSTGHTHRPTAAAPAQSRAFALSACRWKNTDDFSSGQHEEEDDDDDDFIDDSEVEELFQLQVPAGLGEGQQRVFIVHPDVKWGSRKQHLTTAELMMAEAVGLVNTLDNWRVVDKIIMSTKTPEKKRIFGKGNFQSLTEKIRQTAGITAVFVNVERLSPLSEREFEEAWGVKVFDRYSVVLHIFRCNARTKEAKLQISLAEIPLLRSRLKNEMANLDQQGGGSRYIGGSGETLIEVQQRLLKEREMKIRLALEKLRRKRHLLRSQRKHKEFPIVSVLGYTNCGKTTLIKALTGDSGLQPRNQLFATLDVTVHAGQLPSHMTVLYVDTIGFLSQLPHQLIDSFSATLEDIKHSDLLVHVRDISHPETVNQKVNVLSVLKNMQIPDRLMSSMIEVHNKIDLIDNYQCPEPNTLAISALEERGLGELRKAVEAEIVNSTGKHILDLTVDLSTPQLSWLYKEATVQDVQVNADEGSAVVKVIISAAAYGRYKKVFTGP from the exons ATGGTGGCTCTCTGTAGCATGAAAAGTACAAAGTTACTATTTGGTTTACTGCAGTCCCG TGACACCAGAAGGAGAACTTCCGGAGGCAACATGACAACACTGAGGAGGATTCATTCATGGCTGCCCCTCCTGCAGCGACTCCGCACACTCAGCTGTGACCTTAGGAGAGCAGCAGCAACCCCAAGCTGCAGCCTGCTTCACACACTCAGCACCGGCCACACACACCGGCCCACAGCTGCGGCTCCCGCACAGTCTAGGGCGTTTGCACTCTCCGCATGCAGGTGGAAGAACACAGATGACTTCAGCAGTGGTCAGCACgaggaggaagatgatgatgatgatgatttcaTTGACGACAGCGAGGTGGAGGAGCTGTTCCAGCTGCAGGTTCCTGCAGGCCTCGGAGAGGGTCAGCAGAGAGTGTTCATCGTTCACCCTGATGTCAAGTGGGGAAGTAGGAAACAGCACCTGACAACcg CTGAGCTGATGATGGCTGAGGCTGTGGGGCTTGTGAACACTTTGGACAACTGGAGAGTTGTGGACAAGATCATCATGTCCACCAAAACACCAGAGAAGAAGAGGATATTTGGCAAAGGCAACTTCCAGTCTCTGACAG AGAAAATCAGGCAGACAGCAGGGATCACTGCAGTGTTTGTGAATGTGGAGCGTCTGTCTCCTTTGTCTGAG AGGGAGTTTGAGGAGGCCTGGGGGGTTAAAGTCTTTGACAGATACTCAGTGGTGCTCCACATCTTCCGTTGCAACGCCAGGACGAAAGAGGCCAAGTTACAGATCTCTCTGGCAGAGATCCCATTGTTAAG ATCTCGTCTGAAAAATGAAATGGCAAACTTGGATCAGCAGGGTGGAGGGTCGCGATATATCGGAGGTTCAG GTGAGACACTGATAGAGGTGCAGCAGAGACTGCTGAAGGAGCGGGAGATGAAGATTCGCTTAGCGCTGGAAAAACTGCGGAGAAAGAGGCACCTGCTGCGATCTCAGCGGAAACACAAGGAGTTCCCCATCGTCTCTGTGTTAGGATACACAAACTGTG GAAAAACCACCCTGATCAAAGCACTGACTGGCGACAGTGGACTTCAACCCAGAAACCAGCTGTTTGCCACACTGGATGTCACCGTCCACGCCGGCCAGTTGCCCAGTCACATGACTGTTCTGTACGTGGACACCATCGGCTTCCTGTCCCAGCTGCCCCACCAGCTCATCGACTCCTTCTCTGCCACGCTGGAAGATATTAAACactct GACCTGTTGGTTCACGTCAGAGACATCAGCCATCCAGAGACGGTGAATCAGAAGGTAAACGTACTGAGTGTACTGAAGAACATGCAAATCCCCGACCGGCTGATGAGCTCCATGATAGAAGTCCACAATAAAATTGACCTCATTGACAa CTATCAGTGTCCAGAGCCCAACACACTGGCCATATCTGCGTTGGAGGAGCGAGGCCTGGGTGAGCTGAGGAAAGCAGTGGAAGCAGAGATTGTAAACTCGAcaggaaaacacattttagaccTCACAGTTGACCTCAGCACTCCTCAGTTAAG TTGGCTGTACAAGGAAGCCACCGTTCAGGACGTGCAGGTGAATGCAGATGAAGGCTCGGCTGTCGTCAAGGTGATCATCAGCGCCGCTGCCTACGGACGCTACAAGAAAGTGTTCACAGGCCCGTAG
- the plcxd1.2 gene encoding PI-PLC X domain-containing protein 1 → MDLGCQDWMSALPAELWDVPLTNLAIPGSHDAMSYCLDINSPLVPSESDFFRLLDRLFSCFTRPAIFRWATTQDKSIEEQLSMGIRFFDLRVAHKPNDSSSDLYFTHVIYTHLTVLETLSSVATWLDSHPKEIVILACSHFEGIEDKLHQLFIFSLKKLFGSKLCPQKESVLTLRSLWASGYQVVLSYDSQSAARHQELWPAIPYWWANQHTAQGVISYLDWNKDLGRPEGFFVSGLNLTADRYYITENPKQSLRTLTFSNWECLRKWLEEQAPGSDPKSLNIIAGDFVGPLPLCSLVIALNKKLLRKNAFS, encoded by the exons ATGGATCTCGGCTGCCAGGACTGGATGTCAGCTCTACCCGCGGAGCTGTGGGACGTCCCTCTCACTAACCTGGCCATACCCG GGAGCCATGATGCCATGAGTTACTGTCTGGACATAAACTCCCCCTTGGTCCCGTCTGAATCAGACTTTTTCCGGCTCCTGGACAGACTTTTCTCCTGCTTTACCAGACCTGCCATCTTCAGATGGGCTACAACACAG GACAAAAGCATCGAGGAGCAACTTTCGATGGGGATTCGCTTCTTCGATCTCCGTGTTGCACACAAACCCAACGACTCCTCCAGCGACCTGTACTTCACACATGTCATATACACACATCTAACCGTTCTG GAAACCCTGTCGTCTGTTGCTACCTGGCTGGACTCTCACCCAAAGGAGATTGTTATTCTTGCTTGCAGCCATTTTGAGGGAATCGAGGACAAACTCCATCAGTTGTTCATTTTCTCCCTGAAGAAGCTGTTTGGCTCAAAGCTCTGCCCCCAGAAG GAGTCCGTCCTGACCCTGCGGAGCCTGTGGGCATCTGGTTACCAGGTCGTCCTCTCCTACGACTCCCAGAGTGCAGCGAGACATCAGGAGCTGTGGCCTGCCATCCCTTACTGGTGGGCCAACCAGCACACAGCACAAGGAGTGATCAGTTACCTGGACTGGAACAAAGACCTGGGACGTCCAG AGGGCTTCTTTGTCTCTGGCCTGAACCTGACAGCTGATAGATATTACATCACCGAGAACCCGAAGCAATCCCTGCGGACGCTGACCTTCAGTAACTGGGAGTGTTTGAGGAAATGGCTGGAGGAGCAGGCGCCTGGGTCGGACCCCAAGAGCCTCAACATCATCGCAGGAGACTTTGTGGGTCCACTTCCGCTCTGTTCTCTGGTCATTGCACTGAACAAAAAACTTCTGCGGAAGAATGCCTTCAGCTAG